From Oryctolagus cuniculus chromosome 17, mOryCun1.1, whole genome shotgun sequence, a single genomic window includes:
- the NKIRAS2 gene encoding NF-kappa-B inhibitor-interacting Ras-like protein 2 isoform X1, with amino-acid sequence MGKSCKVVVCGQASVGKTSILEQLLYGNHVVGSEMIETQEDIYVGSIETDRGVREQVRFYDTRGLRDGAELPRHCFSCTDGYVLVYSTDSRESFQRVELLKKEIDKSKDKKEVTIVVLGNKCDLQEQRRVDPDVAQHWAKSEKVKLWEVSVADRRSLLEPFVYLASKMTQPQSKSAFPLSRKNKGSGSLDG; translated from the exons ATGGGGAAGAGCTGCAAGGTGGTCGTGTGCGGCCAGGCGTCTGTGGGCAAGACCTCCATCCTGGAGCAGCTGCTGTACGGGAACCATGTGGTGG GCTCTGAGATGATCGAGACGCAGGAAGACATCTACGTGGGTTCCATTGAGACGGACCGGGGCGTGCGGGAGCAGGTGCGCTTCTACGACACGCGGGGCCTCCGAGACGGGGCCGAGCTGCCCCGGCACTGCTTCTCCTGCACGGATGGCTACGTCCTGGTCTACAGCACAGACAGCCGCGAGTCCTTCCAGCGGGTGGAGCTGCTCAAGAAGGAGATCGACAAGTCCAAGGACAAGAAGGAG GTCACCATCGTGGTCCTGGGCAACAAGTGTGACCTCCAGGAGCAGCGGCGCGTGGACCCAGACGTGGCTCAGCACTGGGCCAAGTCGGAGAAGGTGAAGCTATGGGAGGTGTCGGTGGCCGACCGCCGCTCCCTCCTCGAGCCCTTCGTCTACCTGGCCAGCAAGATGACCCAGCCCCAGAGCAAGTCTGCCTTCCCCCTCAGCCGCAAGAACAAGGGCAGCGGCTCCTTGGACGGCTGA
- the NKIRAS2 gene encoding NF-kappa-B inhibitor-interacting Ras-like protein 2 isoform X2 codes for MGKSCKVVVCGQASVGKTSILEQLLYGNHVVGSEMIETQEDIYVGSIETDRGVREQTAASPSSGWSCSRRRSTSPRTRRRSPSWSWATSVTSRSSGAWTQTWLSTGPSRRR; via the exons ATGGGGAAGAGCTGCAAGGTGGTCGTGTGCGGCCAGGCGTCTGTGGGCAAGACCTCCATCCTGGAGCAGCTGCTGTACGGGAACCATGTGGTGG GCTCTGAGATGATCGAGACGCAGGAAGACATCTACGTGGGTTCCATTGAGACGGACCGGGGCGTGCGGGAGCAG ACAGCCGCGAGTCCTTCCAGCGGGTGGAGCTGCTCAAGAAGGAGATCGACAAGTCCAAGGACAAGAAGGAG GTCACCATCGTGGTCCTGGGCAACAAGTGTGACCTCCAGGAGCAGCGGCGCGTGGACCCAGACGTGGCTCAGCACTGGGCCAAGTCGGAGAAGGTGA